One Burkholderia pyrrocinia DNA segment encodes these proteins:
- a CDS encoding fatty acid desaturase gives MAEYFDVDHARAIAALDARFTARTEWPTWLLVVAIYGGWLAVLLLVRERHLSPAAATPPLILLGAWHLSLQHELLHGHPTRSARLNKLLGYPPLTVWYPYTLYRDTHLDHHRDEDLTVPGVDPETNYVSRACWATLPRWRRVLSVARKTFVGRMVCGPPTSIAAMFADAFAEFRRGEFRYLPMWAIHIACVVALLAWLQSVIGVPWWYYLLAVTWPAHSLAMIRSLYEHRAARHPKARIAINEAGFAMRLLYLNNNYHLVHHDLPKLPWYDLPRAYRMRRDAYAEKCGGFVIRGGYRELLARHAWTPTDAPVHPFDQGTASLSTGGGVKVAVADKVLQIST, from the coding sequence CCGAGTGGCCGACCTGGCTGCTGGTCGTCGCGATCTACGGCGGCTGGCTCGCGGTGCTGCTGCTCGTGCGCGAACGGCACCTGTCGCCGGCTGCCGCGACGCCGCCGCTGATCCTGCTCGGCGCGTGGCACCTGTCGTTGCAGCACGAGCTGCTGCACGGTCATCCGACGCGTTCCGCGCGGCTGAACAAGCTGCTCGGCTATCCGCCGCTGACGGTCTGGTATCCGTACACGCTGTATCGCGACACGCACCTCGACCATCATCGCGACGAAGACCTGACCGTGCCCGGCGTCGATCCCGAAACGAACTACGTGTCGCGTGCGTGCTGGGCGACGCTGCCGCGCTGGCGTCGCGTGCTGTCGGTCGCGCGCAAGACGTTCGTCGGGCGGATGGTATGCGGCCCGCCGACGAGCATCGCCGCGATGTTCGCCGATGCGTTCGCCGAGTTCCGGCGCGGCGAGTTTCGCTACCTGCCGATGTGGGCAATCCACATCGCGTGCGTCGTGGCGCTGCTCGCATGGCTGCAATCGGTGATCGGCGTGCCGTGGTGGTACTACCTGCTCGCGGTCACGTGGCCCGCGCATTCGCTCGCGATGATCCGCTCGCTGTACGAGCACCGCGCCGCGCGACACCCGAAGGCGCGTATCGCGATCAACGAAGCCGGCTTCGCGATGCGGCTGCTGTACCTGAACAACAACTACCACCTCGTCCATCACGACCTGCCGAAGCTGCCGTGGTACGACCTGCCGCGCGCGTACCGGATGCGTCGCGACGCGTATGCGGAAAAATGCGGCGGCTTCGTGATCCGCGGCGGATATCGCGAATTGCTGGCGCGTCATGCTTGGACGCCGACCGATGCGCCGGTGCATCCGTTCGATCAGGGCACGGCGTCGCTGTCGACGGGTGGCGGGGTGAAGGTGGCGGTGGCCGACAAGGTTCTGCAGATCAGCACGTAA
- a CDS encoding benzoate/H(+) symporter BenE family transporter, with amino-acid sequence MQPNTPPGAIRAIGNDWSVSAITAGFLAVLISYAGPLAIFFQAAQAAHASNAMVSSWVWAISIGAGVSGLLASWKLKVPVVTAWSAPGTALLVGLFPQLTLNQAVGAYLTAALIILLIGVTGYFDKLVRHIPRGIACGMMAGILLPFGTHAFAAASDQPALAFGMIAAYVIFRRLLPRYSIVLVLLTGAALATLLGMTHLGNVSPSIARPIFIAPEWTLGTTLSLALPLVVVSLTGQFLPGMTILRVSGYHTSARPIITATGVMSLVVACFGGITIVVAAITAALCTGKDAHEDPDRRYIAGLANGAFYLIGGLFAGTIVTVFFALPKAFVAILAGLALIGAIGANVHGIFEDESHREASVITFLATASGMTWLGLGSAFWGIVIGSLSYAVLNKVRRPA; translated from the coding sequence ATGCAACCGAACACCCCACCCGGCGCGATCCGCGCGATCGGTAACGACTGGTCCGTTTCCGCGATCACCGCGGGCTTTCTCGCGGTCCTGATTTCCTACGCGGGCCCGCTCGCGATCTTCTTTCAAGCCGCGCAGGCAGCGCACGCGTCGAACGCGATGGTGTCGTCGTGGGTCTGGGCGATCTCGATCGGCGCGGGCGTGTCGGGCCTGCTCGCGAGCTGGAAGCTGAAGGTGCCGGTCGTCACCGCGTGGTCGGCGCCCGGCACCGCGCTGCTCGTCGGCCTGTTTCCGCAACTGACGCTCAACCAGGCCGTCGGCGCGTACCTCACGGCCGCGCTGATCATCCTGCTGATCGGCGTCACCGGCTACTTCGACAAACTCGTGCGCCACATTCCACGCGGCATCGCGTGCGGAATGATGGCCGGCATCCTGCTGCCGTTCGGCACGCATGCGTTCGCCGCCGCATCCGACCAGCCGGCGCTCGCGTTCGGGATGATCGCGGCCTACGTGATCTTCAGGCGCCTGCTGCCACGCTACAGCATCGTGCTCGTGCTGCTCACGGGCGCCGCGCTCGCGACGCTGCTCGGCATGACGCATCTCGGCAATGTGTCGCCGAGCATCGCGCGGCCGATCTTCATCGCGCCCGAATGGACGCTCGGCACGACGCTCAGCCTCGCGCTGCCGCTCGTCGTCGTCAGCCTCACCGGCCAGTTCCTGCCGGGGATGACGATCCTGCGCGTGTCCGGCTATCACACGAGCGCACGCCCGATCATCACGGCCACCGGCGTGATGTCGCTCGTCGTCGCGTGCTTCGGCGGGATCACGATCGTCGTCGCGGCGATCACCGCGGCGCTCTGCACCGGCAAGGACGCGCACGAGGATCCGGATCGGCGGTACATCGCCGGGCTCGCGAACGGCGCGTTCTACCTGATCGGCGGACTCTTCGCGGGTACGATCGTCACGGTGTTCTTCGCGTTGCCGAAGGCGTTCGTCGCGATCCTCGCGGGGCTCGCGCTGATCGGCGCGATCGGCGCGAACGTGCACGGGATCTTCGAGGACGAGAGCCACCGCGAAGCATCGGTGATCACGTTCCTCGCAACCGCGTCGGGAATGACGTGGCTCGGGCTCGGCTCCGCGTTCTGGGGGATCGTGATCGGGTCGCTGTCGTATGCGGTACTGAACAAGGTGCGGCGGCCCGCGTAG
- a CDS encoding NAD(P)H-binding protein yields the protein MFVIFGASGNVGWSTVTTLRNTGHPVRAVLRDARHRERFAQLGCDVAIAALTDANAIASALDGAQAVQMLCPVPVADPDPAATMTRTIDVATAALAANPPPALLALSDYGAERDGNTGITRLFHHFEERLKTIPTQLTLLRSAEHLQNWTRILPVALGTGVLPSFHHPVAKVFPTVWAPDVGVVAARLLLDAPEGGNGPRIVSVEGPRRVSVTAIADTLGAAAGRAIVAHELPRDTWTATLLRTGLGERHAQLIVDLYDVHNAGQIDVEDGVSERLYGTTTLADALAQLVRRHAR from the coding sequence GTGTTCGTGATCTTCGGTGCATCAGGCAACGTCGGCTGGTCGACCGTGACGACCTTGCGCAACACAGGCCATCCCGTGCGCGCGGTGCTGCGCGATGCACGCCATCGTGAACGTTTCGCGCAGCTCGGCTGCGACGTGGCGATCGCGGCGCTGACGGACGCGAACGCGATCGCGTCGGCGCTCGACGGCGCGCAGGCCGTGCAGATGCTGTGCCCGGTGCCCGTCGCCGATCCCGATCCGGCCGCGACGATGACGCGGACGATCGACGTCGCAACCGCCGCGCTCGCCGCGAACCCGCCGCCCGCGCTGCTCGCGCTGTCGGACTACGGTGCCGAGCGCGACGGCAATACGGGCATCACGCGTCTGTTTCATCACTTCGAGGAGCGGCTGAAGACGATCCCGACGCAACTGACGCTGCTGCGTTCGGCCGAGCATCTGCAGAACTGGACGCGGATCCTGCCGGTTGCGCTCGGCACCGGCGTGCTGCCGAGCTTTCATCATCCGGTGGCCAAGGTGTTTCCGACGGTCTGGGCGCCCGATGTGGGCGTCGTCGCCGCGCGGCTGCTGCTCGATGCGCCCGAAGGCGGCAACGGGCCGCGCATCGTCAGCGTCGAAGGGCCGCGGCGGGTGAGCGTGACGGCGATCGCGGATACGCTCGGCGCGGCGGCCGGCCGCGCGATCGTCGCGCATGAGCTGCCGCGCGACACGTGGACTGCGACGCTATTGCGCACGGGCCTCGGCGAACGCCATGCGCAACTGATCGTCGATCTGTACGACGTGCACAACGCCGGGCAGATCGATGTGGAGGATGGCGTGTCGGAGCGGCTTTACGGGACGACGACGCTGGCGGATGCGCTCGCGCAACTGGTGCGCCGGCACGCGCGCTGA
- a CDS encoding DUF1016 N-terminal domain-containing protein, with amino-acid sequence MGGKVIERLAHDLKTAFPDMKCFSRADLMSMPSFADVWPDAAIVQQPVGQFP; translated from the coding sequence TTGGGGGGCAAGGTTATCGAGCGGCTGGCGCACGACCTCAAGACGGCCTTTCCCGACATGAAGTGCTTCTCCCGCGCCGACCTGATGTCCATGCCCTCTTTCGCCGACGTCTGGCCGGACGCGGCAATTGTCCAACAACCTGTTGGACAATTTCCCTGA
- a CDS encoding AraC family transcriptional regulator, translating to MSDPILAAPPDNGVPVSLRSSRGLGWRGFGAALLDIRAGTYRIPAADHHRIGVHIGGPVRADCVCDGERVSRIQAHGDVDVIPAGLPGQWTDSADCRILHIMLGDAFVRRTFEHLELKPSQAQIRRRLQVRDPRLQHIAWAMAAELEADDASDPLYAESLCTALVTRLVDSQPAFRERRRTLAPKAATRVIDYVEANLDRRLTLAELAALVSISVPHFKVLFRETVGMPVHQYVVRRRVERAKALLLEGRLSISQIALEAGFAHQSHMANWMNRVLGATPTEIARSGARGALRLASGGEGGGSEA from the coding sequence ATGAGCGACCCGATTCTCGCCGCGCCGCCGGACAACGGCGTACCGGTCAGCCTGCGTTCCAGCCGCGGGCTCGGCTGGCGGGGCTTCGGCGCGGCGCTGCTCGACATTCGCGCCGGCACGTACCGGATTCCGGCGGCCGACCATCACCGCATCGGCGTGCATATCGGCGGGCCCGTTCGTGCGGACTGCGTGTGCGACGGCGAGCGGGTGTCGCGCATCCAGGCGCATGGCGACGTCGACGTGATTCCGGCCGGCCTGCCCGGCCAGTGGACCGACAGCGCCGACTGCCGGATCCTGCACATCATGCTCGGCGACGCGTTCGTGCGGCGCACCTTCGAGCACCTCGAACTGAAGCCGTCGCAGGCGCAGATCCGCCGGCGGTTGCAGGTGCGCGACCCGCGCCTGCAGCATATCGCGTGGGCGATGGCGGCCGAACTCGAAGCGGACGATGCGTCGGATCCGCTCTATGCGGAAAGCCTGTGCACGGCGCTCGTCACGCGGCTGGTCGACAGCCAGCCGGCGTTCCGCGAGCGCCGGCGCACGCTTGCACCGAAGGCGGCGACGCGCGTGATCGACTATGTCGAGGCGAACCTCGACCGGCGCCTGACGCTTGCCGAACTCGCTGCGCTCGTGTCGATCAGCGTGCCGCATTTCAAGGTGCTGTTCCGCGAAACGGTCGGGATGCCCGTGCACCAGTACGTCGTGCGGCGCCGGGTCGAGCGTGCGAAGGCGCTGCTGCTCGAAGGCCGGCTCAGCATCAGCCAGATCGCGCTCGAAGCCGGTTTCGCGCACCAGAGCCACATGGCGAACTGGATGAATCGCGTGCTCGGCGCGACGCCGACCGAGATCGCGCGCTCGGGCGCGCGGGGCGCGCTGCGGCTGGCGTCCGGTGGCGAGGGCGGGGGGAGTGAGGCGTAA
- a CDS encoding LysR family transcriptional regulator, which translates to MYSLIGKTATFRQLKALDMIARLGSVSRAAEELNLTQPAVSLQVRLLEEAVGAALLQRVGRGVQLTAAGEIVSRYAREILHLWSEAGDEVAALTGDLGGTLRIGAITTAEYLIPPLLVKFTATRPHVKTYFKVGNRDDIIRMLATHEIDLAVMGSAPKELRTHAVEFAKHPMVFVAAPGHPLMQRKRVALKDLESAHLLVRERGAGTRSTVESLFKTAGYRFHVGSELSSNEAIKQMAEAGLGIAFLSLHACALELRAGLLGQLPFPGNPIEREWYVVTLADRRISQVTGLFRDFLIKQGAPVIDGATAAPHERRRK; encoded by the coding sequence ATGTATTCACTTATAGGAAAGACCGCGACATTCCGACAGTTGAAGGCGCTGGACATGATTGCGCGGCTCGGCAGCGTGTCGCGCGCGGCCGAGGAACTGAACCTGACGCAGCCGGCCGTGTCGCTGCAGGTTCGCCTGCTCGAGGAGGCCGTGGGCGCCGCGTTGTTGCAGCGGGTGGGGCGCGGTGTGCAGCTGACCGCGGCCGGCGAGATCGTGTCGCGTTACGCGCGCGAGATCCTGCATCTGTGGAGCGAGGCCGGCGACGAAGTGGCCGCGCTGACGGGCGACCTTGGCGGCACGCTGCGGATCGGCGCGATCACGACGGCCGAGTACCTGATCCCGCCGCTGCTCGTCAAATTCACCGCGACGCGTCCGCATGTGAAGACATATTTCAAGGTCGGCAACCGCGACGACATCATCCGCATGCTCGCGACGCATGAAATCGATCTCGCGGTGATGGGCAGCGCGCCGAAGGAACTGCGCACGCACGCGGTCGAGTTCGCGAAGCATCCGATGGTGTTCGTCGCGGCGCCCGGCCATCCGCTGATGCAGCGCAAACGCGTCGCGCTGAAGGATCTCGAATCCGCGCACCTGCTCGTGCGCGAACGCGGCGCGGGCACGCGCTCGACCGTCGAGAGCCTGTTCAAGACGGCCGGCTATCGTTTCCATGTGGGGTCCGAATTGTCGAGCAACGAGGCGATCAAGCAGATGGCCGAAGCGGGGCTCGGCATCGCGTTCCTGTCGTTGCACGCGTGTGCACTCGAACTGCGCGCGGGGCTGCTCGGGCAACTGCCGTTCCCCGGCAACCCGATCGAGCGCGAATGGTATGTGGTCACGCTCGCCGACCGGCGGATCTCGCAGGTGACCGGGCTGTTCCGCGACTTCCTGATCAAGCAGGGCGCGCCGGTGATCGACGGCGCGACGGCGGCGCCGCACGAGCGGCGGCGCAAGTAG
- a CDS encoding NAD(P)/FAD-dependent oxidoreductase yields MDNTTPNLATDRAPRIVIVGGGAGGLQLATRLGDTVGRRGQAEVVLVDRYPTHFWKPLLHEAASGHRDPASHTIEYAAQAKRHGFRFVQGALQRVDRAARTATIAAVQDADGTEILPQRELGYDDLVLAVGSVTNFFNVPGAARHALPLENLDQAEDFRRKFLAACTKANHLAEQHPAKRAAPICINVIGAGATGVELAAALRHAIQQLTTYRFKALVSARDVHIRLIEGGPRILPALDARLSAKMHAQLRALDVDVLTDTRVAEVGADAVTTATGERLASDITIWAAGVAGPAILREIGDIALNRSNQVIVTDTLQTPDDPHVYAFGDCAACPSTGASGFLPPRAQVAHQQAVYLGHAFARRVAGKPVAGFTFRDAGTVVSLGHAGAVYQADLGMRSRSLIVDGLAAIGLYKFLYRKHLFSVYGAKRALFQSLSHWLQSRNQPSIKLH; encoded by the coding sequence ATGGACAACACCACGCCCAACCTTGCAACGGACCGCGCGCCGCGCATCGTGATCGTCGGCGGCGGCGCCGGCGGCCTGCAGCTCGCCACGCGTCTCGGCGATACGGTCGGACGCCGCGGCCAGGCCGAAGTCGTGCTCGTCGACCGCTACCCGACGCACTTCTGGAAGCCGCTGCTGCACGAAGCCGCGTCGGGCCATCGCGACCCGGCCTCCCACACGATCGAATACGCGGCGCAGGCGAAGCGCCACGGCTTCCGCTTCGTGCAGGGCGCGCTGCAGCGGGTCGACCGCGCGGCACGCACGGCGACGATCGCCGCCGTGCAGGACGCCGACGGCACGGAAATCCTGCCGCAGCGCGAACTCGGCTACGACGATCTCGTGCTCGCGGTCGGCAGCGTGACGAACTTCTTCAACGTGCCGGGCGCGGCGCGCCATGCGCTGCCGCTCGAAAACCTCGACCAGGCCGAGGATTTCCGCCGCAAGTTTCTCGCGGCCTGCACGAAGGCGAATCATCTGGCCGAGCAGCATCCGGCGAAGCGCGCGGCACCGATCTGCATCAACGTGATCGGTGCAGGCGCGACGGGCGTCGAGCTGGCCGCGGCGCTGCGGCACGCGATCCAGCAGCTGACGACGTACCGCTTCAAGGCGCTGGTGTCCGCACGCGACGTGCACATCCGGCTGATCGAAGGCGGCCCGCGCATCCTGCCGGCGCTCGACGCGCGGCTGTCCGCGAAGATGCACGCGCAACTTCGCGCGCTGGACGTCGACGTGCTGACCGATACACGCGTCGCCGAAGTGGGTGCTGATGCGGTGACGACCGCGACGGGCGAACGGCTCGCGAGCGACATCACGATCTGGGCGGCCGGCGTCGCAGGGCCCGCGATCCTGCGGGAGATCGGCGACATCGCGCTCAACCGGTCGAACCAGGTGATCGTGACCGACACGCTGCAGACGCCCGACGATCCGCACGTGTATGCGTTCGGCGATTGCGCCGCGTGCCCGTCGACCGGCGCGAGCGGCTTCCTGCCGCCGCGCGCGCAGGTCGCGCACCAGCAGGCCGTGTATCTGGGTCACGCATTCGCGCGCCGCGTTGCCGGCAAGCCGGTGGCCGGCTTCACGTTCCGCGATGCGGGCACCGTCGTGTCGCTCGGGCACGCCGGCGCCGTGTACCAGGCCGACCTCGGCATGCGTTCGCGCTCGCTGATCGTCGACGGGCTCGCCGCGATCGGCCTGTACAAGTTCCTGTACCGCAAGCACCTGTTCAGCGTGTACGGCGCGAAGCGCGCGCTGTTCCAGTCGCTGAGCCATTGGCTGCAAAGCCGTAACCAGCCGTCGATCAAGCTGCACTGA
- a CDS encoding phosphatase, with amino-acid sequence MVIEAIVTRLDAAFAQIEATPDSHESRHQRDAIIQWLDRASEEGYRLGLVTTLPAARLSDMFEGQFGRANLDRFSVVVTDANQQESGSNQHPFDVALQALGVPPERAVAIASSEPERREAEHFGLSRCVNITDTVRSIASAGLH; translated from the coding sequence GTGGTTATCGAAGCCATCGTCACCCGTCTCGACGCTGCATTCGCGCAGATCGAAGCGACACCGGATTCGCACGAATCGCGCCATCAACGCGACGCAATCATCCAGTGGCTCGACCGTGCGTCGGAAGAAGGATATCGACTCGGTCTCGTCACGACGCTGCCGGCCGCACGGCTCAGCGACATGTTCGAAGGCCAGTTCGGCCGCGCGAACCTCGACCGCTTCTCGGTCGTCGTCACGGACGCCAATCAGCAGGAGTCCGGATCAAACCAGCATCCTTTCGACGTCGCACTGCAGGCACTCGGCGTGCCGCCCGAACGCGCGGTGGCGATTGCGAGCAGCGAACCGGAACGCCGCGAAGCCGAGCATTTCGGCCTGTCGCGCTGCGTGAACATCACCGACACGGTGCGCTCGATCGCATCGGCCGGCCTGCACTGA
- a CDS encoding histidine-type phosphatase, giving the protein MTRPTHTAAALAIASLLLTACGGETSTPPATSADDSGSTPAPQPQPTPRPTPAPATYYQTKTPYRPQQDAATYEAPPAGYAPVYAELVARHGSRGLSGFKYDGAIYAMLVKADADGALTALGAQLKADTYAMMKANALLGYGVSGISTPGYGNLTQTGIREHQQLAARLAQRLPALFSAGNRQVVVVNSGQDRAVDSSTVFSAALVAAQPALAAAITLPSAPSGYPANAPAAQPAGTNRVLLYFHSLKPATDLVTDTSDPYYATYQASQAYQTYANDTTVAAKLKAIKAAPQAADVAQTVLSALASPAFIAKLGTDGYTFANTGTYSFTSSDGKFTNTLKGDGKTKIATAVDAVNVLYNLLQVAPAMTAETGGVTMEKYIGAEQAQYLAYLQDAEDYYQKGPGIQEANPVTYRMAKVLQDDFFGEVDAIARGDLTRAAKLRFTHAEIVIPFASIMNLKNVFVPMPQAQTYTYANNPWRGDQVSPMAANMQWDVYRNGPRLIVKLLYNERETDFQAACDGAKIAPGSHFYDYAGLKECYGYQ; this is encoded by the coding sequence ATGACACGCCCGACCCACACCGCCGCCGCCCTCGCAATCGCCAGCCTGCTGCTCACCGCCTGCGGCGGGGAAACCTCGACACCGCCCGCCACATCGGCCGACGACAGCGGCTCGACGCCTGCACCGCAGCCACAGCCCACCCCTCGGCCCACGCCGGCGCCCGCGACCTACTACCAGACGAAGACACCGTACCGTCCGCAGCAGGATGCCGCAACGTACGAAGCGCCGCCCGCCGGCTACGCGCCCGTCTATGCCGAACTCGTCGCGCGCCACGGCTCGCGCGGGCTGTCGGGCTTCAAGTACGACGGCGCGATCTACGCGATGCTGGTCAAGGCCGACGCCGACGGCGCGCTGACCGCGCTCGGTGCGCAGCTCAAGGCCGACACGTACGCGATGATGAAGGCCAATGCGCTGCTCGGTTACGGCGTGTCGGGCATCTCGACGCCCGGGTACGGCAACCTCACGCAAACCGGCATCCGCGAACACCAGCAACTCGCCGCGCGTCTCGCGCAGCGGCTGCCCGCGCTGTTCTCGGCGGGCAACCGGCAGGTCGTCGTCGTCAACTCGGGCCAGGATCGCGCGGTCGACAGCTCGACGGTTTTCTCCGCGGCGCTCGTCGCCGCGCAGCCGGCGCTGGCCGCCGCGATCACGCTGCCGTCCGCGCCGTCCGGTTACCCGGCGAACGCACCGGCCGCGCAACCGGCCGGCACCAACCGCGTCCTGCTGTATTTCCATTCGCTGAAGCCGGCCACCGATCTCGTGACCGATACGAGCGATCCGTACTACGCAACCTATCAGGCAAGCCAGGCCTACCAGACCTACGCGAACGACACGACGGTGGCCGCGAAACTGAAGGCGATCAAGGCCGCACCGCAGGCGGCCGACGTCGCGCAAACGGTGCTGTCCGCGCTCGCATCGCCGGCGTTCATCGCGAAACTCGGCACCGACGGCTACACGTTCGCGAACACGGGGACCTATTCGTTCACGTCGTCGGACGGCAAGTTCACCAACACGCTGAAGGGCGACGGCAAGACGAAGATCGCAACGGCCGTCGATGCGGTGAACGTGCTGTACAACCTGCTGCAGGTCGCGCCCGCGATGACGGCGGAAACCGGCGGCGTCACGATGGAGAAGTACATCGGCGCGGAGCAGGCGCAGTATCTTGCGTATCTGCAGGATGCCGAGGACTACTACCAGAAGGGGCCCGGCATCCAGGAAGCGAATCCCGTCACGTACCGGATGGCGAAGGTGCTGCAGGACGACTTCTTCGGCGAAGTCGATGCGATCGCGCGCGGCGACCTGACCCGCGCCGCGAAGCTGCGCTTCACGCATGCGGAGATCGTGATTCCGTTCGCGTCGATCATGAACCTGAAGAACGTATTCGTGCCAATGCCGCAGGCGCAGACGTACACGTATGCGAACAATCCGTGGCGCGGCGACCAGGTGTCGCCGATGGCCGCGAACATGCAGTGGGATGTCTATCGCAACGGGCCGCGGCTCATCGTGAAGTTGCTGTACAACGAGCGCGAGACGGATTTCCAGGCTGCGTGCGACGGCGCGAAGATCGCGCCGGGCAGCCACTTCTATGACTATGCGGGGCTGAAGGAGTGTTACGGGTATCAGTGA
- a CDS encoding energy transducer TonB family protein, which produces MDRLLSRGVQNTSSRRRVIVRVWLDEQGRVRDLKVRRSCGDPALDEKALHAIAVMRFPGGHLGSGGKSAKRWHDLDYPVD; this is translated from the coding sequence ATGGACCGCCTGTTGTCACGTGGAGTGCAGAACACCTCGTCGCGAAGGCGTGTGATCGTGCGTGTGTGGCTCGACGAACAGGGGCGTGTCCGCGATCTCAAGGTCCGGCGCAGTTGTGGCGATCCCGCTCTCGACGAGAAAGCGCTCCACGCGATTGCCGTGATGCGCTTCCCCGGCGGTCACCTCGGCTCCGGGGGGAAATCCGCCAAGCGCTGGCACGATCTCGACTATCCGGTGGACTGA
- a CDS encoding transcriptional regulator — MSDRDVKEYARQVKHPTVAASSSTAAKQVRQSVRSRPTGPVAAHADAKPAAKAHPASAKARKLKDAGSADPKPKAVANPQGARALRTGTAVRS, encoded by the coding sequence ATGAGCGACCGCGACGTGAAGGAGTACGCGCGGCAGGTCAAGCATCCGACCGTGGCGGCGAGCAGCTCGACGGCCGCGAAGCAGGTTCGGCAATCCGTTCGCTCACGCCCGACCGGTCCGGTCGCCGCGCATGCCGACGCGAAGCCTGCTGCAAAGGCGCATCCGGCTTCCGCCAAGGCCCGGAAGCTTAAAGATGCGGGGAGCGCCGACCCGAAGCCGAAAGCCGTCGCGAACCCGCAGGGAGCACGGGCGCTACGTACGGGCACGGCGGTGCGGTCTTGA
- a CDS encoding sterol desaturase family protein: MPTELMTWLHAFLGNDVDWKQVLLIGMTPVFLIAFAIEYAVATRRGRRAPFRWKEVVANLSLGAGYQVAETVMGLLFTGAIFAWVYRHRLFDVPVNGVTIVPIFVVVEFCYYWFHRTSHRVRWFWAAHVPHHSGEVMNFTTAMRQSLLNAFVGVFLFYLPPVWLGIPPAVVLFLLAVDLAYQYFVHTEAIGRLPRWFEYVFDTPSNHRAHHGRNPRYIDRNYGGVLIVFDRMFGTYVEETEPVDYGITQQIRSYNFVVLNLHEFVDMWRDVFAPGPVRQRLKHLWMPPEWERPGHRPIHTWSVERKGEE; encoded by the coding sequence ATGCCGACCGAGTTGATGACGTGGCTCCATGCGTTCCTGGGTAACGACGTGGACTGGAAGCAGGTGCTGCTGATCGGCATGACGCCGGTCTTCCTGATCGCGTTCGCGATCGAATACGCGGTGGCGACCAGGCGCGGCCGCCGCGCGCCGTTTCGCTGGAAGGAGGTCGTCGCGAACCTGTCGCTCGGCGCCGGCTATCAGGTGGCCGAAACCGTGATGGGGCTCCTGTTCACGGGGGCGATCTTCGCGTGGGTCTACCGGCACCGGCTGTTCGACGTGCCGGTGAACGGCGTCACGATCGTGCCGATCTTCGTCGTCGTCGAGTTCTGCTACTACTGGTTTCATCGCACGTCGCATCGCGTGCGCTGGTTCTGGGCCGCGCATGTGCCGCATCACAGCGGTGAAGTGATGAACTTCACGACGGCGATGCGGCAGTCGCTGCTGAACGCATTCGTCGGCGTGTTCTTGTTCTACCTGCCGCCGGTCTGGCTCGGCATCCCGCCCGCGGTCGTGCTGTTCCTGCTCGCGGTCGATCTCGCGTACCAGTATTTCGTGCATACCGAAGCGATCGGGCGGCTGCCGCGCTGGTTCGAGTACGTGTTCGACACGCCGTCGAACCATCGCGCGCATCACGGCCGCAATCCGCGTTATATCGACAGGAACTACGGCGGCGTGCTGATCGTCTTCGACCGGATGTTCGGCACGTATGTCGAGGAGACGGAGCCGGTCGACTACGGCATCACGCAGCAGATTCGTTCGTACAACTTTGTTGTACTGAACCTGCACGAGTTCGTCGACATGTGGCGCGACGTGTTCGCGCCGGGGCCGGTTCGGCAGCGGCTGAAGCACCTGTGGATGCCGCCCGAATGGGAGCGGCCGGGGCATCGGCCGATCCATACGTGGAGTGTCGAGCGCAAGGGCGAGGAATAA